The genomic stretch TTGAAACTTAAAAAATGAGCAAAGTATCTTCATGCAATTTATGTTTTAGTGTTCGTAATTTGTATGTTTCTAGAAACCCCTACTTGGCCCTTATTAGTTTTTACAGCTCCTGCACTAGTGGAGTGAATAATTTCCATTTTCAATTGTCAGCCATTCTGGTTGAGCCTTCAATCTTATGCTTTAGTGACTAATCAGTATTGGCTCAAagtaacaaaatatatatatatatatatatggactCAAACTGATATTGTATTATGAAAGAGTGGCTTAATGTTCCTTTAACATGCATATTGCCAAGTGCAATTGTGCAAAGATTCATTGATGTGCTGATTTCTCTGACATGCAGATATATGCAGAAATGATAGGAAATGTGATGATCGATGCTCGCTCTACTGGGAAATACTACCATTGTAAGATGACTTGTTCTGATATACTCCATAGTGTGGTTTTTGTGGTATACTTTTTCCGTATCTGGTCTTGAGCTgcttaaatttttaaaaagttCTGCTAAAGTGGTACCATAATGCTCAATGCTGATTGTGAGAAGGAACCTCTCGTAGATTAAAATGCATACTTAATTATTGGTAAAGTTCATAATAAGCAGTTCAAAGTCTATATATGAGCAGTTTTGTGAGGTTTACTGTGATCCCCACAGCACACACATTTCCAAACCTGTATTGAATCAGGTGCTGAATATACGAAACAAATCAATCCGTTCCCTCCTTGTCTTTTTGACACATGTCTTACTGATATGTGTAATACAGGGGAAAAAAAGGGTGCTGAATATACAGAACAAATCAATCCGTTCTctccttgtctttttttttgacACATGTCTCACTGATATGTGTAATACAGGGAAAAGAAAGGCCATTTTACTTCTGTAATTTTTCTGGTTTTAAATAGTACATCTCATCAAATTCTACCATtcattcaccccccccccaaagttTAATTTCACTGATCAAAGCTATTTTCTTTGGAATGGAGTAATGCTGTCTCTGGTAGGATGGAAAAATAATTGGAAATTGAGTAGATCAGAAACTCATGTAAGATCTGATCAAGACTCAGGTAATCATTAGTTATGCTTCGGAATCTATCCTCTGCTGGGACTTGCTTTAGTGCTCAATAAACTGATCTAGTTTCAATTAACTCATTTTACTGATGCTTCTGCCTAGCTTCCAACAGAAGACTTTTGGGTTCCTCTTAACCTTTTTGGATAAAATGGGATAGAATGTGTTATACTTGAGTGTTAACTTCATTTAAATCCATGTCCCATTCTACTGATTACTTCCTGTTGACATTGTTCCTTATGACTAATGAATTCATTAAGAGATCTTTTCATTATACCTTCTGGTTTAAGtttcaattaatattttttttgagctttgaaaaaagaaattgttGGATTAACGATGTGTAGAAACTTATTTCTATAAAATAGttctttttgatttattgacTTCTTTAGCGTTTGATATGCTTCTTCTATCAAGGCTTCTTCTATTGATGTTTTATTTATTAACTGAAACTTGGGTAGATTGTTTGGATCTCACGAGGATAATTCAGTTTCTAATTTATAAAAGCATGCTTTGGAGAGCTGTTATCTTGCTACTCTTTTACATCTCTCTCTTTTAGACATGTCATTGTTCTGTCAAGAATATTTCTGAAACAAAATTCTCCAGTCCCTTTCACCTGAGAATTCTATATCAATTTGATTATTCATGTGCTCTCTGTGCTTACTTTTCTGTCTCTGGGTGttatttataattttctctCTGCAGTTGTGAGGCTTATGGGGCGTGCAGCTTCTCACATTACATTGGAATGTGCTCTGCAGACACATCCAAACATTACTATCATTGGAGAAGAGGTATCTCTTGAATCTCCTGATACATATTACTCCTCTTGTTTAAACTCTTAATTACATATCACTTGTGAAACCATTTTGGCCAACCATTTGTAAAGAAGCAATATAAAATGCCCCttatagaaaatatataaacGTCTGACTACATAAAACATTTGAACTGTGGGGTAGTCAATCATGGTATTGACAATGTAAGCTATAGTCTCTGCACTCCTTTCAATTCATCATATGCTGAAGAGATTTTGCTGGGAAAGCCCCTTTCTCCTGTGAAGGGCCAGGAAACACAGATGGAAGATATTCAGTCCTTCCCAAAGCAATGACATGCTAGCATCTATTGCTCTGCTTTGATAGAATCTTTCaacttattttcattttatgatgGATAATTCAACCCAAGCTGGCAAGCTTATGTATAATCTGTTGACAGCCcattaaaaattttcttgcttTGCAATTCTTTATCTTTTCCTGGGTGGTACTTCCTTAACAATGTGGTCTGACAATATTCataatttcttttgctttcgGCAATTGATCCTTCAAATTTAATCTATTGGATAAACTTAAATTTGAAAACTTCATTGTGAAATTGTACCATTTACACTTCTTTGATGATGCATATGCaggttgctgccaaaaaacagACACTGAAAAATGTTACAGACTACATTACAGATGTTATTTGCAAGCGTGCAGGGCTTGGCCATAACTATGGTGTTATACTTATACCAGAAGGCCTAATTGATTTTATTCCCGAGGTATTATTCAAATCATAAACACAGTTCTCCATGGCATGTGCACCTAAGATCTTAATGTGTTGATCGATGCATCTCTTATCCTTCGACATTTTGAGATTGTTGATAGTTATGTGCCCTTTGCAGGTACAACAACTTATTGCAGAGCTGAATGAAATCCTAGCTCATGAGGTTGTTGATGAAGGTGGCcaatggagaaagaaacttACAGATCAATCTAATCAGCTTTTTGAATTTTTACCAGATGAAATTCAGGAGCAGTTGATGCTTGAAAGAGATCCACACGGAAATGTTCAGGTATCGTCATTTGAATGTGCCCTTTAAGATCTGAACATTTGTTCTTCAGCGTGTTTCAAGTTGTTTGGATATTATCATATCATTTTGAATGTGTGTTTATCTTTTATAAATATTATGCACTCAGGTTGCAAAAATCGAGACAGAAAAAATGCTTATTCAAATGGTTGAAACTGAGTTGaagcaaaggaaaaagaagggagTCTACAAGGGCCAGTTCAAGGGGCAGTCTCACTTTTTTGGGTAACTATCATTTAGGGTTAAAAGTGGTATTTTAACACCCCCTCCTTTTTAAAATTGTAATTTGTGATACTGTAGAGATTTCTTTTGACTGATATGGTCTTGTACtctttacccaaaaagaaaaaatatggtCTTATACTGTGGTAATGCTGAGAGTTGGGGATTACCCAATGGGTACAGATATTTGATGGTGTTCTGTAGGAGTAACAGTATATGGAATCTCTATAATTAGTGTTAATTTCCGCCTTCTTCATTTTGTAGTTATGAGGGTAGATGTGGTTTGCCAACGAACTTTGATTCTACATACTGCTATGCACTGGGCTATGGTGCTGGAGCACTCCTCCATTCTGGAAAGACGGGACTCATCTCCTCGGTGTGTGGTTCAATCATGCAAGTTTTATCTCTTAGCCCTTTCCCCTCTCTTGgtcattcatttatttttgtcaTTGCTAGTTCTCTATTTTGATTCATTCAAGCTGTACTATTTTTCTCAATGATTCCACAGGCAAAGCTTTTAAAATTCTGACTATTTATTTATATGTTATTATTATCTTTTGATACATGTTCAGGTGGGGAATTTGAGTGCTCCTGTTGAAAAATGGACTGTTGGGGGGACTGCATTAACTTCATTAATGGATGTGGAGAGGAGACATGGTATATATTTCCTACCCTCTTCATCATATCACAGTTATGCAATCATCTATCTATGGTTCAAATCCACGCTGCAACCTCTTAAATTTCTAAATCCAGATTTAGAATGTTCGGTGGTGGTATAGACCTTGATGACGTCTTATCTATAAAATTCTAAGAGATTGATTTCTTTGCAGGAAAATTCAAGCCTGTGATCAAGAAGGCTATGGTTGAACTTGAAGGTAACAGTCATTTTATTCCAACTTTTTTGCTTCCTTTATTGTTATAAGGTTGAATCTGACATCAATAAAAGTATATAACAGGTTTCAGGTCTGGACCACATCTGTGGCTTTCTTACTGGTGCACATGCATGGTTCTATTCCCACACAGCATTCAAGTTTTATCTAATTATGGAAAAATTTCAGGTGCACCATTCAAAAAATTTGCATCCATGCGGGATGAGTGGGCCATCAAGAATCGATACGTCAGTCCAGGTATGTTATCTAATCTGATGAACTTCTCACTAATTTCCTAGTACTTTTGGGGACGTGCAACTCGGCTGAGTTGGATTCGTTTGTGTTGGGTTGAGTACTTCTTGTAACTAGTTTGTGATCCATTAGATTTACTTATCACTTGTCAGAATAAGTTGAAATCGGAGATTTGCAAGGCTGTTGTCTTGAGTCTTGATGCAAAGTTTATCCGTGAAGACTCACTTTATTGCACTCATtcactttatttttgcttttctGGTGATTTGTACAGGTCCCATCCAGTTTATTGGCCCTGCAGCAAATGACATCAGTCACACTCTGCTGTTGGAGCTCGGAGCTCAAGCATAGGAATTCTTGAAAATTTAATCAACCAATACGCCCATTTCTGATGTACACGTGGCAACATTAATAAGCTTCCATATTGGATGCCTATGcaaaatttcttcaaaaaaagcAAGGGGTTGGGGTGAATTTTTACATGTATCTCCTTCCACCTTGTGTGCCCActgccctcttcttcttcttcttctttttctgggtTTTTAGAAGCCCActgccatcttcttcttctttttctgggtTTTTAGAGTACTCACTGTTGGTTTTCATCTTTACTGAAATAACCCAATTTGACAGCTTAGGTCaacttttaagaaaaaaaattccttttcaaatcTCATTCAGTTGGTTATTTATTCCTGAAAACATGAAAAGTCTGAGAacctacctttttttttatgtttgtaATACGTAGGATTAGTCTATTTTGTGAGTGAAAGTGGGGCATCCTTCAGTGAAGACCTTTCTATACACAACGACTTTTTTTTCATCCATCACATGTTCGATGAAAGTGGTGGCTAATCACAAAGCTTTCACATCTTCTATAGTAAATAATTACTTTTTCTTCTAAAGCACTCCCACCCTTACACAGTTGACATGTCTGAATCCGAAAAGAAATGTATCTGTACTTCCAATTTATGCATAACCTTGGCAGAATCTCAAAGAGATTTTATGGGCTTCCATGACTCGTAGAAAACTACATTTTTCATGAATGAACAGATGATTCATGATCTCCCCACCTTTGTCTGGTCGAATCACTTCAATAGTTAAATTGCAGAGTTTGGTTTCTCTTCAAGATAAGATGAACTACTGTGACAATTTTGTAGTTGTGGAATCCCAATCCAAACAGTGTTTAATCCTGGGAATGATTAGCTGGTGCTTGATGCTGggtaaaaaaaatgatggattGGATGAATTTGTTTGCTCCCAAATTCTGTGAGTATTCTAATTTTCTTTGCTAGATGCACCGACTTTCATCTGTTTGGAAATCATCTTATTTATCTTAGGTTCTGATCTTGAATTCTCGTAGGTCTTTTTATGTTTCCTGGTAGATCCTTTCCAGCTTTTGATGTCAGTGTTGGGACTCAAGTAGAACTCACCCCTAAAAACAGGCCCTAAAAGAAAGGGTGCACTCAAGTTCGTATAGGTATTCACATCGGGCTACTTGGATTAGCTGGATCATTGCTTTTGTGTGAAATCCCAACAATCTCTCCTCCACAGGAGAATATGAATTGAAAGCTTTTTCGAGGGATTTTTTTCCAATCTCGGAGATATTCTAGAACTGTCATTCCTTGGCTCTGATGCCACCAATTAGGACTCAAGGTAAATCTCACTTTTAAAAACTAACCTATAAAGAAAAGGTACACCCAAGTCCATATAAGCCTTCACATAGAATTGCTCACATCCCATATGGAACTGTTGCTTTCGTGTGGAATCCCAACAATTAGTCGACTTGTGTTCAAGAATATACACTTTATCAATGAACACATGCCTGAGGAAACTGACATTGGCGGATGAAGAGGGATAAGAAAGTTGATCTGATTAATTTTGGAATTGATTTAGAATAATTAGAGTTAGGTGAATTATTATATGATTAATGTGGTGTCTAGTGTTATGTTAATTCAAGAACTTGGCCACTTACCCCACCAAAGGCTGTGCACAGCATGGGTTCTTTGTTGGTATAGCTGAATTGCTGggatttagatttggatttgagGTTTCTGTTGCACACGGAATGGAAATTCCTTTGGACCACTCTTTGGTGCTTTCGATTTGACAAACCTTCTTTTCTTTAGCCACCAACCAAAAGACTTTAATCCCAACACCATTACTCCTTGCTTCCTTCTTACCTGTGACTTGTGACCTGTACACCTACATGGTACAATGCATGGAATGGGATAAGATACCTCCTCTTCACACTTATTAGGAAAATGATGTGTAGATGCCACAGATAACCCTTTGAAGTGCCTTAAATTATATGCAATCATCACCAGCTGTAATGTAATTACAATTATATATCGTTTAGGGAAGTGTTTTCTGCGGGGCAGTGCAGTTCATGTACGTGTGCAAGAACCAATAAAAACACACAAGAAAATATTTATAGAgttgttatttttcatttcatgtatCTGGGCAAGAAACCTTTTTCCCATGTTATTTCTTATTATAAGAAAGAGTAGGCTATCTCTTGGTTAGGCCATATCTGACCTTTGCCATccaataattaaaaagaaagcaTCTGAACTTAGAACCAAATGTTCAGATCAGAGCTGATTTCAGATCGGGAAATCAGCTAAAAAACGCCTAAAACTTAATTTATGTATCAATGGATCCGATTCAATTTTTCAATACTTATTTAGATGACCAATATTTTCAATATGGGTAAGATGGGATCCAGCTCCTTTCCTAAGTTCCCATTGCTCAAATGAGTCCATAGTTACCTGGACGAGCGCCATGGTACCAGGTAATGATCTAACGTTTTGAGAGGAGGCGTCAAGAACTGTTAGCATTCGCCCATAAAACCATGGACAAAACCTGGGCGATGGGCGCTCAGGAAAGGAGTCAAATTTGGTAAGATATTACTCCCTAGTCCTGTGAATTGACAAGAAGCACACGGGTATCAATTTGGATAGAATTTTTTTAGTTTCACACAGGGCAAGACAATA from Macadamia integrifolia cultivar HAES 741 chromosome 11, SCU_Mint_v3, whole genome shotgun sequence encodes the following:
- the LOC122094407 gene encoding pyrophosphate--fructose 6-phosphate 1-phosphotransferase subunit beta, whose amino-acid sequence is MSSSAKASGRFASVYSEVQTSRLNHSLPLPSVLKNPFNIVEGPPSSAAGNPDEIAKLFPKVFGQPSSILVPSDSANSQVNHSLRIGVVLSGGQAPGGHNVISGIFDYLQDRAKGSTLYGFRGGPAGIMKCKYVELTADFIYPYRNQGGFDMICSGRDKIETPEQFKQAEETALKLDLDGLVVIGGDDSNTNACLLAENFRAKNIKTRVIGCPKTIDGDLKCKEVPTSFGFDTACKIYAEMIGNVMIDARSTGKYYHFVRLMGRAASHITLECALQTHPNITIIGEEVAAKKQTLKNVTDYITDVICKRAGLGHNYGVILIPEGLIDFIPEVQQLIAELNEILAHEVVDEGGQWRKKLTDQSNQLFEFLPDEIQEQLMLERDPHGNVQVAKIETEKMLIQMVETELKQRKKKGVYKGQFKGQSHFFGYEGRCGLPTNFDSTYCYALGYGAGALLHSGKTGLISSVGNLSAPVEKWTVGGTALTSLMDVERRHGKFKPVIKKAMVELEGAPFKKFASMRDEWAIKNRYVSPGPIQFIGPAANDISHTLLLELGAQA